From the Vibrio alginolyticus NBRC 15630 = ATCC 17749 genome, one window contains:
- the groL gene encoding chaperonin GroEL (60 kDa chaperone family; promotes refolding of misfolded polypeptides especially under stressful conditions; forms two stacked rings of heptamers to form a barrel-shaped 14mer; ends can be capped by GroES; misfolded proteins enter the barrel where they are refolded when GroES binds), which yields MAAKDVKFGNDARVKMLEGVNVLADAVKVTLGPKGRNVVLDKSFGAPTITKDGVSVAREIELEDKFQNMGAQMVKEVASKANDAAGDGTTTATVLAQSIVNEGLKAVAAGMNPMDLKRGIDKAVAAAVEQLKELSVECNDTKAIAQVGTISANSDASVGNIIAEAMERVGRDGVITVEEGQALQDELDVVEGMQFDRGYLSPYFINNQESGSVDLENPFILLVDKKISNIRELLPTLEAVAKASRPLLIIAEDVEGEALATLVVNNMRGIVKVAAVKAPGFGDRRKAMLQDIAILTGGTVISEEIGLELEKVALEDLGQAKRVSITKENTTIIDGIGEEEMISGRVAQIRQQIEDATSDYDKEKLQERVAKLAGGVAVIKVGAATEVEMKEKKDRVEDALAATRAAVEEGVVAGGGVALIRAASKIAHLTGDNEEQNVGIRVALRAMEAPIRQITKNAGEEDSVVANNVKAGEGSYGYNAATGEYGDMLEMGILDPTKVTRSALQFAASVAGLMITTEAMVTDLPQKDAPAMPDMGGMGGMGGMGGMM from the coding sequence TGTATCAGTAGCGCGTGAAATCGAGCTGGAAGATAAATTCCAGAACATGGGCGCACAAATGGTTAAAGAAGTTGCGTCTAAAGCAAACGACGCAGCGGGTGACGGTACAACAACAGCAACGGTACTAGCACAATCTATCGTTAACGAAGGTCTAAAAGCAGTCGCAGCGGGCATGAACCCAATGGATCTTAAGCGTGGTATCGACAAAGCTGTTGCTGCGGCAGTTGAGCAACTAAAAGAGCTTTCTGTTGAATGTAACGACACAAAAGCGATCGCGCAGGTTGGTACTATCTCTGCAAACTCAGACGCAAGCGTAGGTAATATCATTGCAGAAGCAATGGAGCGTGTGGGTCGTGATGGCGTTATCACGGTTGAAGAAGGTCAGGCGCTACAAGACGAGTTAGACGTAGTAGAAGGTATGCAGTTCGACCGCGGTTACCTGTCTCCTTACTTCATCAACAACCAAGAATCAGGCAGTGTTGATCTAGAAAACCCATTCATTCTTCTTGTTGATAAGAAGATCTCAAACATTCGTGAGCTTCTTCCAACGCTAGAAGCTGTCGCGAAAGCATCTCGTCCACTGCTTATCATTGCAGAAGATGTAGAAGGCGAAGCGCTAGCAACATTGGTTGTGAACAACATGCGTGGCATCGTAAAAGTTGCAGCTGTGAAAGCACCTGGCTTCGGTGACCGCCGTAAAGCAATGCTACAAGACATCGCTATCCTAACTGGCGGTACTGTGATTTCTGAAGAGATCGGTCTAGAGCTAGAAAAAGTTGCACTAGAAGATCTAGGTCAAGCGAAGCGTGTTTCTATCACGAAGGAAAACACGACTATCATCGATGGTATCGGTGAAGAAGAGATGATCTCAGGCCGTGTTGCTCAGATTCGTCAACAAATCGAAGACGCAACTTCAGACTACGACAAAGAGAAACTACAAGAGCGCGTAGCTAAACTGGCTGGCGGTGTTGCAGTAATCAAAGTTGGTGCTGCGACTGAAGTTGAAATGAAAGAGAAGAAAGACCGTGTAGAAGATGCGCTAGCCGCAACTCGCGCAGCGGTTGAAGAAGGTGTTGTTGCTGGTGGTGGTGTTGCACTTATCCGCGCGGCATCTAAGATTGCTCACCTAACGGGTGACAACGAAGAACAAAACGTTGGTATCCGCGTTGCACTACGTGCAATGGAAGCGCCAATCCGTCAAATCACGAAGAACGCAGGTGAGGAAGACTCAGTTGTTGCGAACAACGTGAAAGCGGGTGAAGGTAGCTACGGCTACAACGCGGCAACAGGCGAATACGGCGACATGCTAGAAATGGGTATCCTAGATCCAACTAAAGTTACTCGTTCTGCACTACAATTCGCAGCATCGGTTGCAGGTCTGATGATCACAACTGAAGCGATGGTTACTGACCTACCGCAAAAAGACGCGCCAGCGATGCCTGACATGGGCGGCATGGGTGGCATGGGCGGTATGGGCGGCATGATGTAA
- a CDS encoding VC2662 family protein: MKKLMTSLAIAAAIASPVAFADSTPVMFSTIDNTNAPSNSSVGGVRLAVLHGQVNEVKGVDFSLLGMSETDRTTGVNFGLFFGAAKVNQEMKGASLGLVNWNQGQTTGVNLGAVNITNNVKGLNWSAVNYSEGYTMADVGLASISKKSNFQFGFFNMTDQIDGVQIGLLNCADNGFFKCFPLINFAK, translated from the coding sequence ATGAAAAAGCTTATGACGTCATTGGCGATTGCAGCCGCTATCGCATCACCTGTTGCTTTTGCCGACAGTACACCTGTGATGTTCTCTACTATCGATAACACAAACGCACCTTCGAATTCTTCAGTTGGTGGTGTTCGTTTAGCTGTGTTGCATGGACAGGTAAATGAGGTTAAAGGTGTCGACTTTTCACTGCTTGGTATGTCAGAAACGGATCGTACGACAGGTGTGAACTTCGGTCTGTTTTTTGGTGCAGCAAAAGTAAATCAAGAAATGAAAGGCGCGTCTTTAGGCTTAGTTAACTGGAACCAAGGTCAGACGACGGGTGTTAACTTGGGTGCTGTTAACATTACGAACAACGTAAAAGGCTTGAACTGGAGCGCGGTGAACTATTCTGAAGGCTACACCATGGCGGATGTGGGCTTAGCGAGTATCTCTAAGAAGTCTAATTTCCAGTTTGGGTTCTTCAACATGACCGATCAAATCGATGGCGTGCAAATTGGTCTTTTGAACTGTGCGGATAACGGTTTCTTCAAGTGTTTCCCACTCATCAACTTTGCTAAGTAA